The following are from one region of the Lacinutrix sp. Bg11-31 genome:
- a CDS encoding carboxypeptidase-like regulatory domain-containing protein, with translation MTTKTNFLKLLTLLLPLYALAQTATVNGVILDEGNFPLQAVNVKTQTTGTSTNENGFYQLSIPANTDITLVYSHVSHKNVTVTVNLKNGEFFEFNPVLKTDVDQIETIILNGRKRKDVQGIVNIDPETLIKIPGAQAGVENLLKTLPGVSGNNELSTQYSVRGGNFDENLVYVNGIEVYRPFLVRSGQQEGLSFINSDLVENVDFSAGGFQAKYGDKLSSVLDITYKRPKDFAVAADLSLLGGSVAVETASKDSKFTSITGLRYRDNSLLVQAKETETNYNPVFADVQTYLTYRFTDKLELSFLGNASLNKYNYEPQTRQTNFGTLDNPLALLVFYEGQERDSYQTLFGALQANYELNDKVNLGLVASTYHTTEEEHFDILAQYRLGEVNSNIGDEDLGEVEFSEGIGGQLNHGRNDLDALITTIEHKGTADINDNEIKWSVKYTKEDIRDRLIEWEVIDSAGFSINPPASGGFTQEPYEPDTFPITAFQNVQAKNSTQINRIQAYLQWSKRSTLGDADVWYNAGIRAHNWQVKDANVTGDNQIVVSPRAQFAIKPNWENDMLFRVSGGLYYQPPFYRELRDASGTVQPNVKAQKSVHFVLGNDYSFKMNDRPFKLTTELYYKNLTDVNPYTVENVRIRYAAENNATAYAYGLDMRLNGEFVPGTESWFSFGYLKTEENINNRGNIARPTDQRLKFAALFQDYVPNLPNFKMYLNLVYNTGLPGGSPSYADKYQYQSRLPDYKRADIGFQFVIVDAKKQFDHGWKKPFKDLSFGFEIFNVFDVQNSITNTWVRDVYSKRQYAIPNYLTPRVFNVRTTMRF, from the coding sequence TTGACTACAAAAACTAACTTCCTTAAACTATTAACCTTACTACTTCCACTCTACGCATTAGCACAAACCGCAACTGTAAATGGTGTTATTTTAGACGAAGGTAATTTTCCGCTTCAAGCAGTAAATGTAAAAACACAAACCACAGGAACATCTACTAACGAGAATGGTTTTTACCAACTATCTATTCCTGCAAATACAGATATTACTTTAGTATATTCTCATGTATCACATAAAAATGTAACAGTAACTGTTAACTTAAAGAATGGTGAGTTTTTCGAATTTAATCCTGTTTTAAAAACAGATGTCGATCAAATTGAAACGATTATTCTTAACGGAAGAAAACGAAAAGATGTACAAGGTATTGTTAATATAGATCCTGAGACATTAATAAAAATCCCTGGTGCTCAAGCTGGAGTAGAGAATTTACTAAAAACATTACCAGGCGTAAGTGGTAATAACGAATTAAGTACGCAATATTCTGTTCGTGGTGGAAATTTTGACGAGAATCTTGTTTACGTAAATGGTATAGAAGTTTACAGACCATTTTTAGTGCGTTCCGGACAACAGGAAGGTTTAAGTTTTATAAATAGCGATTTAGTAGAAAATGTGGATTTTTCTGCTGGAGGTTTTCAAGCAAAATATGGAGATAAATTATCTTCGGTTTTAGACATTACTTATAAAAGACCAAAAGATTTTGCAGTAGCTGCAGATTTAAGCTTACTTGGCGGAAGCGTAGCTGTAGAAACAGCAAGTAAAGATTCTAAATTTACAAGCATAACTGGTTTGCGCTATCGTGATAATTCACTTTTAGTACAAGCAAAAGAAACAGAAACCAACTACAATCCTGTTTTTGCAGATGTGCAAACCTATTTAACGTATCGTTTTACAGATAAGTTAGAATTGAGTTTCCTCGGAAACGCTTCGCTTAACAAATACAATTACGAACCACAAACTAGACAAACCAATTTTGGAACTTTAGATAATCCATTAGCTTTATTAGTCTTTTACGAAGGACAAGAACGCGATAGCTACCAAACACTTTTTGGTGCTTTACAAGCTAATTACGAGTTAAACGATAAAGTGAATTTAGGCTTAGTAGCTTCAACATACCATACTACAGAAGAAGAACACTTCGATATTTTGGCACAATACCGCTTAGGAGAAGTAAACAGTAATATTGGAGATGAGGATCTAGGAGAGGTAGAATTTTCTGAAGGTATTGGAGGTCAATTAAATCATGGACGAAACGATTTAGATGCTTTAATTACAACTATAGAACATAAAGGAACAGCAGATATTAATGATAACGAAATTAAATGGTCTGTAAAATATACAAAAGAAGATATTAGAGATCGTTTAATAGAATGGGAAGTAATCGACTCAGCAGGATTTTCTATAAATCCACCAGCTTCTGGAGGTTTTACTCAAGAACCATACGAGCCAGATACGTTTCCTATTACAGCTTTTCAAAACGTACAAGCAAAAAATAGCACACAAATAAATAGAATACAAGCCTATTTACAATGGAGTAAGCGTTCTACTTTAGGCGATGCAGACGTTTGGTACAATGCAGGAATTCGTGCTCATAATTGGCAAGTTAAAGATGCTAATGTTACTGGAGATAACCAAATAGTAGTTAGCCCAAGAGCGCAATTTGCTATTAAACCAAATTGGGAAAACGATATGTTGTTTCGTGTTAGTGGAGGTTTATATTATCAGCCACCATTTTATAGAGAATTACGAGATGCTAGTGGAACTGTACAACCAAATGTAAAGGCTCAAAAATCGGTTCACTTTGTATTAGGAAATGATTATAGTTTTAAAATGAACGACAGACCTTTTAAGCTAACCACTGAGTTATATTACAAAAACCTTACCGACGTTAATCCATACACAGTAGAAAACGTACGTATTCGTTATGCTGCCGAAAATAATGCAACAGCTTATGCCTACGGATTAGATATGCGATTAAATGGTGAGTTTGTTCCAGGAACAGAAAGCTGGTTTAGTTTTGGGTATCTTAAAACTGAAGAAAACATTAATAACAGAGGTAATATTGCAAGACCTACAGATCAACGTTTAAAATTTGCTGCACTCTTTCAAGATTACGTGCCAAATTTACCAAATTTTAAAATGTATTTAAACTTAGTTTATAATACAGGTTTACCAGGTGGTTCGCCAAGTTATGCAGATAAATACCAATACCAAAGTAGATTACCAGATTACAAACGTGCAGATATTGGTTTTCAGTTTGTAATTGTAGATGCTAAAAAACAATTTGATCATGGTTGGAAAAAACCATTTAAGGATCTTTCTTTTGGTTTCGAAATCTTTAATGTTTTCGATGTACAAAACTCAATCACCAATACTTGGGTTCGCGATGTGTATAGCAAAAGGCAATATGCAATACCTAATTATTTAACGCCTAGAGTGTTTAATGTTAGGACTACGATGCGTTTTTAA
- a CDS encoding DUF2306 domain-containing protein has protein sequence MSYEFLMFTHLFTVLPAFILGTISLILKKGTQLHKVLGRMYMLLMLFTALVTLFMPAAVGPTVLSHFGWIHLFSFLTLYTVPTAYIAIKKGNIKSHKRKMILLYFGAIIIAGAFTFMPGRYLHSVFFG, from the coding sequence ATGTCTTACGAGTTTTTAATGTTCACGCATTTGTTTACAGTGCTCCCTGCCTTTATTCTAGGAACTATTAGTCTTATTTTAAAAAAAGGAACACAATTACATAAAGTATTAGGTAGAATGTACATGCTGCTTATGTTGTTTACAGCTCTAGTAACATTATTTATGCCTGCTGCAGTTGGACCAACGGTTTTAAGTCATTTTGGATGGATTCATCTCTTTAGTTTTTTAACGCTTTACACAGTTCCAACAGCTTATATTGCTATTAAAAAAGGAAATATAAAATCGCATAAACGTAAAATGATTTTACTCTACTTTGGTGCAATAATTATTGCAGGAGCTTTTACATTTATGCCAGGACGTTATTTACATTCTGTATTTTTTGGATAG
- a CDS encoding SDR family oxidoreductase gives MNCLLTGGTGIVGSHVIFDWLKQAITKNSKDHLYLVIRDSKLSAKKRLLNVLNNSTKPDYLKNISVEKCLEKITVIAEDLVSIKKEKLEACNFSTIIHCAGSTNLSHATNSKTVVHEQNYKATQQLLENLPESVNRFIYISTAYSFGIQNEVVNDNISEYNVSSFRNPYEQSKYETEQYVIKKCEEINIASQILRPSIICGRLIDKPFFETPKFDVFYSWPMFLDKYAKKFTDAFRIWIDKESGLNIVPVDFVSKAILYAVDHPEIKELNIVNPKQVLHKDYVGKVLESFQINNYEYIDKMPLDLNSFEALYYKTIGQLFKNYISIPDLQFDAKRIIEIINQLKLDTTLGVHDNFMNLINFSVEKEFRQSY, from the coding sequence ATGAACTGTTTACTTACTGGAGGAACTGGAATTGTTGGAAGTCACGTAATATTCGATTGGCTTAAACAAGCCATTACCAAGAACTCTAAAGACCATTTATACTTAGTTATTAGAGATAGTAAACTATCGGCTAAAAAACGTTTATTAAATGTTTTAAATAATAGTACAAAGCCAGATTATCTAAAAAATATTAGTGTAGAAAAGTGTCTTGAAAAGATTACAGTAATTGCAGAAGACCTTGTAAGCATTAAAAAAGAAAAGCTAGAAGCTTGTAATTTTTCTACTATTATACATTGTGCAGGATCTACTAATTTATCTCATGCTACAAATTCTAAAACTGTTGTACACGAGCAAAATTATAAAGCAACACAACAACTTTTAGAAAATCTCCCGGAAAGTGTTAATCGGTTTATTTATATAAGCACAGCTTATTCTTTTGGCATCCAGAACGAAGTGGTAAACGATAATATTTCAGAATATAATGTTAGTAGTTTTAGAAATCCTTACGAGCAATCTAAATACGAAACCGAACAATACGTTATCAAAAAATGCGAAGAAATTAATATTGCTTCTCAAATTTTAAGGCCAAGTATTATATGTGGTCGCTTGATAGACAAACCTTTTTTTGAAACTCCAAAATTCGATGTTTTCTATTCTTGGCCAATGTTTTTAGATAAATATGCTAAGAAATTTACAGATGCTTTTAGAATTTGGATTGATAAAGAAAGTGGACTTAATATTGTGCCAGTAGATTTTGTTTCGAAAGCTATTTTATATGCTGTAGATCATCCAGAGATTAAGGAGCTAAATATTGTAAATCCAAAACAAGTATTACATAAAGATTATGTTGGTAAGGTTTTGGAGTCTTTTCAAATAAATAATTATGAGTATATAGACAAAATGCCTTTAGATCTTAACAGCTTCGAAGCGCTATATTATAAAACGATTGGACAGTTATTTAAAAACTACATCTCTATTCCAGATTTGCAGTTCGATGCAAAACGTATTATTGAGATTATTAATCAATTAAAATTAGATACTACACTTGGTGTGCATGATAATTTTATGAATCTGATTAATTTCTCGGTAGAAAAGGAATTTAGACAGAGTTACTAA
- a CDS encoding alpha/beta fold hydrolase, with translation MLNYTTYLHKTATEWVTFVHGAGGSSSIWFKQIRSFGASFNVLVLDLRGHGNSKPGLKDAFNSKYTFDSITNDIVEVIDHLKIEKSHFIGISLGTILIRNLAENHPERVQSMIMGGAIMKLNFRSQVLIKLGVVFKSVVPYMLLYKFFAFIIMPRKNHKKSRLLFVNEAKKLYQKEFVRWFKLTSEINPLLRFFRAKDIKIPTLYVMGEQDHLFLPSIKNIVDKHIKSTLLVIEDCGHVVNVEQPETFNVQTIKFINSLT, from the coding sequence ATGTTAAACTATACTACTTATTTACATAAAACAGCAACCGAATGGGTTACTTTTGTTCATGGAGCAGGAGGAAGCTCGTCTATTTGGTTTAAGCAAATAAGAAGTTTTGGCGCAAGTTTTAACGTTTTAGTTTTAGATTTAAGAGGTCATGGAAACTCCAAGCCAGGCTTAAAAGATGCTTTTAATTCTAAATATACTTTCGATTCTATTACCAATGATATTGTAGAAGTTATAGACCATTTAAAGATTGAAAAATCCCATTTTATAGGTATCTCTTTAGGAACAATTTTAATTAGAAATCTTGCCGAAAACCATCCAGAACGTGTGCAAAGCATGATTATGGGAGGAGCAATTATGAAATTAAACTTTCGCTCTCAAGTACTTATTAAATTGGGTGTTGTCTTTAAATCTGTGGTTCCTTATATGTTACTTTATAAGTTCTTTGCATTTATTATTATGCCAAGAAAAAATCATAAAAAATCACGTTTACTGTTTGTAAATGAAGCAAAGAAACTCTATCAAAAAGAATTTGTTCGTTGGTTTAAATTAACGTCGGAAATTAATCCATTACTTCGTTTTTTTAGAGCTAAAGATATTAAGATACCTACATTGTATGTTATGGGAGAACAAGATCATTTGTTTTTACCGTCTATAAAAAACATAGTGGATAAGCATATAAAATCTACCTTACTAGTAATTGAAGATTGTGGACATGTAGTTAATGTTGAGCAACCTGAAACTTTTAATGTACAGACTATTAAATTTATAAATAGTTTAACTTAA
- a CDS encoding cysteine desulfurase family protein, giving the protein MKQVYFDSAATTQLRTEVVEKMTTTMHECYGNASSTHSFGRTSKSMVESARKTVAKQLNCSASEIIFTSGGTEADNLALRSAVRDLGVKTIITSRIEHHAVLYTVNQLEHEYGIIVKFVDLDEDGHINYSHLEELLQSPKKKMVSLMHVNNEIGNILDIKRVGELCKVNNTLFHSDTVQSVGHYELDLQDINIDFLAVSAHKFHGPKGVGFAFIRKNSGIKPLIFGGEQERGTRAGTEAVHNIVGLEEALKMSYINLVDERAYITSLKKYFINAITEAFPDATFNGSSANLEKSTYTVVNVCLPIAPEKAPILLFQLDLKGIACSKGSACQSGSAKGSHVLSQILCYEDMQKPSLRFSFCKYNTTTEIDYVVAVLKDFM; this is encoded by the coding sequence ATGAAGCAAGTATATTTTGATAGTGCAGCAACAACACAATTAAGAACAGAGGTTGTAGAGAAAATGACGACAACCATGCATGAATGTTATGGTAATGCTTCTTCTACACATAGTTTTGGACGTACATCTAAATCTATGGTTGAGAGTGCTAGAAAAACAGTGGCAAAACAACTTAACTGTTCGGCTTCCGAAATTATTTTCACCTCTGGAGGAACAGAAGCAGATAATCTAGCGCTTAGAAGTGCAGTTAGAGATTTAGGCGTTAAAACAATTATTACTTCGCGTATAGAACATCATGCAGTTTTATACACTGTAAACCAATTAGAACACGAATATGGTATAATTGTTAAGTTTGTAGATTTAGATGAAGATGGACATATAAATTACTCACATCTTGAAGAATTATTACAATCGCCTAAAAAGAAAATGGTGAGCTTAATGCACGTTAATAATGAGATTGGTAACATTTTAGATATTAAACGTGTTGGCGAATTGTGTAAAGTAAACAATACATTATTTCATAGTGACACTGTGCAATCTGTTGGGCATTACGAATTAGATTTACAAGATATTAATATAGATTTTTTAGCAGTAAGTGCACATAAATTTCATGGACCAAAAGGTGTAGGTTTTGCTTTTATTAGAAAAAACTCTGGTATAAAACCATTAATTTTTGGAGGAGAGCAGGAGCGAGGAACAAGAGCAGGAACAGAAGCTGTACATAACATTGTTGGTCTTGAAGAAGCACTAAAGATGTCTTACATTAATTTAGTTGACGAACGTGCTTATATCACATCTCTAAAAAAATATTTTATTAATGCCATAACTGAAGCCTTTCCAGATGCTACTTTTAATGGAAGTTCGGCAAATCTTGAGAAAAGTACGTATACTGTTGTTAATGTTTGCTTACCAATTGCTCCAGAAAAGGCACCAATATTATTGTTTCAATTAGACTTAAAAGGTATTGCGTGTTCTAAAGGAAGTGCTTGCCAAAGTGGTAGTGCTAAAGGTTCTCACGTACTATCACAAATTTTATGTTATGAAGATATGCAGAAACCATCACTAAGGTTTTCGTTCTGTAAATACAATACTACCACAGAAATTGATTATGTTGTAGCTGTTTTAAAAGACTTTATGTAA
- a CDS encoding Smr/MutS family protein codes for MSFKIGDYVYVLDEALSGKVIKIVNSEITIEDHDGFELSFSANEIVKKEGDSLRKSAFSSKSINQVLSEKESNKKRTLPKVKPKERFQPTMEVDLHLHHLVKSERNMSSHDKKLVQLDTAKHKLEFAMQKKIQKIVFIHGVGEGTLKMELEYLFRRYNNVKFYDADYKKYGQGATEVYIYQNIKPYD; via the coding sequence ATGAGTTTTAAAATTGGTGATTACGTATATGTTTTAGATGAAGCACTTTCTGGAAAAGTTATTAAAATAGTTAATTCTGAAATTACAATTGAAGACCATGATGGTTTTGAGCTGTCTTTTAGTGCTAACGAAATTGTAAAGAAAGAAGGAGATAGTCTTAGAAAAAGTGCTTTTAGTAGCAAGAGTATAAATCAAGTGCTTTCGGAAAAAGAATCGAATAAAAAAAGAACATTACCCAAAGTAAAACCTAAAGAACGCTTTCAACCAACAATGGAAGTCGATTTGCATTTGCATCATTTAGTAAAATCTGAAAGAAACATGAGCAGTCATGATAAAAAATTAGTTCAGTTAGATACAGCAAAACACAAGCTGGAGTTTGCTATGCAAAAGAAAATACAAAAAATTGTATTTATTCACGGTGTTGGTGAAGGCACACTAAAAATGGAATTAGAGTATCTTTTTAGACGTTATAATAACGTGAAATTCTATGATGCCGATTATAAAAAATACGGTCAAGGTGCAACAGAGGTTTATATTTATCAAAATATAAAACCTTACGATTAG
- a CDS encoding T9SS type A sorting domain-containing protein produces the protein MKTYFNTLILLLICTYSFAQLSVKNTSFVYVKGTYIYVKDDIKLEGGGTANSARIYLRDEGQLLQGDGPVSGTPTGNSGQGKLSVYQEGTVNNYAYNYWTSPVGEVGSDNNANRGFVATSGAVLNDVVTSTTNTPALIGTSHDGTSSPLTISHHWLYGYSPGTTYSDWDYIGNGASLSPGYGFSMKGSTASFDQQYDFAGKPNTGDINVDVIAEQFTLVGNPYPSALDAYAFIHDTDNSSDMLGTLLFWEHDPTANSHYLTDYVGGYASYTIDDDGMGGFIESYVPATFVTLGNDGFENTSSPPITSTNTAKFVSRYLPIAQGFMIEGATGTTGIVTFKNAHRSFYKESGAESQFFRTSNANSSTQNLPDTTNEIQYSDEGYQILPQSQDIRRFRLNVDFNNEITRQLLHNFVPSATTGFDYGLETNNNSPNPRDAYFIDGTMPYITQAHAYDIDLKIPLVVTIDVDMPLRVRIYDVQNFNDESIYLHDKVADVYYDLTVLNFDTNLDTGTYADRFEITFTNDSNALSTDEFTNSNFSLFQNNTISQLVVANPEYLTVKFVALMDITGKQIFKKTNLSNTTRYEFSTRNLSDGVYVATITLENNNTISKKVIIANK, from the coding sequence ATGAAAACCTACTTTAACACACTTATATTACTATTAATTTGCACCTATTCTTTTGCTCAACTTAGCGTTAAAAACACTAGTTTTGTTTATGTAAAAGGCACGTATATTTACGTTAAGGACGACATAAAACTTGAAGGAGGAGGGACTGCTAACAGTGCTCGTATTTACCTTAGGGACGAAGGACAGCTTTTACAAGGCGATGGTCCTGTTTCTGGAACACCTACAGGAAATTCTGGACAAGGAAAACTAAGTGTATACCAAGAAGGAACAGTAAATAATTATGCCTATAATTATTGGACATCTCCAGTTGGAGAGGTTGGTTCAGATAATAATGCTAATAGAGGTTTTGTTGCTACAAGTGGAGCTGTATTAAATGATGTTGTAACTTCTACAACAAATACTCCTGCATTAATAGGTACATCTCACGATGGTACTTCTTCTCCATTAACAATTTCCCATCATTGGCTTTATGGCTACAGTCCAGGAACAACATATAGTGATTGGGATTATATAGGAAATGGAGCTTCATTAAGTCCAGGTTATGGATTTAGTATGAAAGGCTCAACAGCTTCTTTTGACCAACAATACGATTTTGCTGGAAAACCAAATACTGGAGACATAAATGTAGATGTTATAGCTGAACAATTTACTCTAGTAGGAAACCCTTATCCTTCTGCTTTAGATGCATACGCATTTATTCATGATACTGATAATTCATCAGATATGCTAGGAACATTATTGTTTTGGGAACACGACCCAACAGCTAACTCACATTATCTTACAGATTATGTTGGTGGTTATGCTAGTTATACAATTGATGACGATGGAATGGGTGGTTTTATAGAGTCTTATGTACCTGCAACATTTGTAACTCTTGGAAATGATGGTTTTGAAAACACTAGTTCACCTCCAATAACAAGTACAAATACTGCTAAATTTGTTAGTAGATATTTACCAATTGCTCAAGGTTTCATGATTGAAGGAGCAACTGGCACAACTGGTATAGTAACTTTTAAAAATGCACATCGATCTTTTTATAAAGAATCTGGTGCTGAGAGTCAATTTTTTAGAACAAGTAATGCTAATTCTTCTACTCAAAATCTACCGGATACTACAAATGAGATTCAATATAGCGATGAAGGTTATCAAATCTTACCTCAAAGTCAGGATATAAGACGTTTTAGATTAAATGTGGATTTTAATAACGAAATTACTAGACAATTACTACATAATTTTGTGCCTTCGGCTACAACTGGATTCGATTATGGTTTAGAAACAAACAATAATTCGCCAAATCCAAGAGATGCTTATTTTATTGATGGTACAATGCCTTATATTACTCAAGCACATGCTTATGATATTGATTTAAAAATACCATTAGTAGTTACCATTGACGTAGACATGCCATTACGTGTAAGAATCTACGATGTCCAAAATTTTAATGACGAATCTATTTACTTACACGATAAAGTAGCTGATGTTTATTATGATTTAACGGTATTAAATTTTGATACCAATTTAGATACAGGAACATACGCAGATCGTTTTGAAATTACTTTTACTAACGATAGTAATGCACTTTCTACAGATGAATTTACAAATTCTAATTTCTCTTTATTCCAAAACAATACAATATCTCAATTAGTTGTTGCTAACCCAGAATATTTAACAGTAAAATTTGTTGCATTAATGGATATTACTGGAAAACAAATTTTCAAAAAAACAAATTTAAGTAATACTACTAGATACGAGTTTTCTACTAGAAACTTAAGCGATGGTGTTTACGTTGCAACTATAACTTTAGAAAATAACAATACTATAAGTAAAAAAGTAATTATTGCTAACAAGTAA
- a CDS encoding DUF2752 domain-containing protein, with translation MMILQEQYMLPCLNKKLFGFECMGCGMQRSLSFLYHGEFIAAFKMYPAIYTLIPLALIIVISFFYKFKHVNKLINGLAIASVLIIIISFIVKKII, from the coding sequence ATGATGATATTACAAGAACAATACATGTTACCTTGCTTAAACAAAAAACTCTTTGGTTTTGAGTGTATGGGTTGTGGTATGCAACGCAGCCTTTCTTTTTTGTATCATGGCGAATTTATAGCTGCTTTTAAAATGTATCCAGCTATTTATACTCTTATTCCTTTAGCTCTTATAATAGTAATCTCATTTTTTTATAAATTTAAACATGTAAATAAACTTATTAATGGACTTGCAATAGCTTCCGTTTTAATTATTATTATTAGTTTTATAGTCAAGAAAATAATTTAA
- a CDS encoding CCC motif membrane protein, whose protein sequence is MEQQKLPNALISIILGITSFIGCCCTSGFGGIVLSGVALFLAKKDEKKYLENPESYSNYGQVKTAKIIAIIGLILGVITAGAYIYLVSTGQLDELRENYMEMLTEMQEEQAAAE, encoded by the coding sequence ATGGAACAACAAAAACTACCAAACGCATTAATAAGTATTATTTTAGGAATAACATCATTTATTGGTTGCTGCTGTACAAGTGGATTTGGAGGTATCGTTTTATCTGGTGTTGCTCTATTTTTAGCAAAAAAAGATGAAAAGAAATACCTTGAAAACCCAGAGAGTTATAGTAATTACGGACAAGTAAAAACAGCCAAAATTATTGCAATTATTGGATTAATTTTAGGAGTAATTACAGCTGGCGCATACATTTACCTAGTTTCAACAGGCCAATTAGATGAGCTTAGAGAAAACTATATGGAGATGTTAACAGAAATGCAAGAAGAACAGGCTGCTGCAGAGTAA
- the rocD gene encoding ornithine--oxo-acid transaminase, translating into MAVLEQLTSQQAMDLENKYGAHNYHPLPVVLSKGEGVYVWDVEGKKYYDFLSAYSAVNQGHCHPRIIEAMTNQAKTLTLTSRAFYNDMLGKFEKYATETFNYDKLLPMNTGAEAVETALKLCRKWAYEVKGIDENEAEIVVCENNFHGRTTTIISFSNDPVARKNFGPYTKGFIKIEYNNLKALEEALSGNKNIAGFLVEPIQGEAGVYVPSEGYLAKAKALCEKYNVLFIADEVQTGIARTGRLLATCGNCSCVDKHCSGTPEVKADILILGKALSGGAYPVSAVLANNAIMDVIKPGNHGSTFGGNPVAAAVGMAALEVIKDENLAENAQVLGELFRAELSKFSETSNIVNGVRGKGLLNAILINDTEDSDTAWNICMALRDNGLLAKPTHGNIIRFAPPLVMTKEQLLDCVSIITKTLKQFEK; encoded by the coding sequence ATGGCAGTTTTAGAACAATTAACATCGCAACAAGCGATGGATTTAGAAAACAAGTATGGAGCGCATAATTACCATCCGCTTCCAGTAGTATTAAGTAAAGGTGAAGGCGTTTATGTTTGGGACGTAGAAGGAAAGAAGTATTACGATTTCCTTTCGGCTTATTCTGCAGTAAACCAAGGACATTGTCATCCAAGAATTATTGAGGCAATGACAAATCAAGCTAAAACATTAACCTTAACTTCTCGTGCATTTTATAACGATATGTTAGGTAAGTTTGAAAAGTACGCTACAGAAACTTTTAACTATGATAAGTTGTTACCAATGAATACTGGTGCAGAAGCTGTAGAAACGGCATTAAAACTATGTAGAAAATGGGCATACGAAGTAAAAGGGATAGATGAAAATGAAGCTGAAATAGTTGTATGTGAAAACAATTTTCACGGAAGAACAACTACAATTATCTCTTTTTCTAACGATCCTGTTGCAAGAAAAAACTTTGGACCATATACTAAAGGATTTATAAAAATTGAATACAACAACCTTAAAGCTTTAGAAGAAGCACTTTCTGGTAACAAGAATATTGCTGGTTTTTTAGTAGAGCCTATACAAGGTGAAGCTGGTGTTTATGTACCAAGCGAAGGTTATTTAGCTAAAGCTAAAGCTTTATGCGAAAAGTATAACGTTTTATTTATTGCAGACGAAGTACAAACAGGAATAGCAAGAACAGGTCGTTTATTAGCAACTTGTGGAAATTGTTCATGTGTAGATAAGCATTGTTCTGGAACACCAGAAGTAAAAGCAGATATCCTTATTCTAGGTAAAGCTTTATCTGGAGGTGCTTATCCTGTATCTGCTGTTTTAGCAAATAATGCTATTATGGATGTTATTAAGCCAGGGAATCATGGTAGTACATTTGGAGGTAATCCTGTTGCTGCTGCTGTTGGTATGGCTGCTTTAGAGGTAATCAAAGATGAAAACCTTGCCGAGAACGCTCAAGTTTTAGGTGAATTATTTAGAGCTGAACTTTCTAAATTTAGCGAAACTTCTAACATTGTAAACGGAGTAAGAGGTAAAGGTTTGTTAAATGCTATTTTAATTAACGATACAGAAGATAGCGATACCGCTTGGAACATTTGTATGGCTTTAAGAGATAATGGCTTATTAGCGAAACCTACACATGGAAACATTATACGTTTTGCACCACCTTTAGTAATGACTAAAGAGCAATTATTAGATTGCGTGTCTATTATAACAAAGACATTAAAACAATTCGAAAAGTAG
- a CDS encoding DUF6768 family protein, which yields MKNNIEAIDQLIKETLSQEEAKFYDDLDEQNVLGMIFGLFKGKNKWLLVMMNVMTVVFFVLFIYCVIQFFKVEETKDLLKWGIGSIIFMLGVSMLKIFAWQQMDKNAILRELKRLELQVSSLTGKIDSNNHNFNN from the coding sequence ATGAAAAATAATATAGAAGCTATAGATCAATTAATTAAAGAGACACTATCTCAAGAAGAAGCAAAGTTTTATGATGATTTAGACGAACAAAATGTGCTAGGCATGATTTTCGGTTTATTTAAAGGAAAGAATAAATGGCTATTAGTAATGATGAATGTTATGACAGTAGTATTTTTTGTACTATTTATTTATTGTGTTATACAATTCTTCAAAGTAGAAGAGACAAAAGACCTCTTAAAATGGGGAATAGGAAGCATCATTTTTATGCTTGGTGTAAGTATGCTTAAGATTTTTGCTTGGCAACAAATGGACAAAAATGCCATTCTAAGAGAATTAAAACGATTAGAACTACAAGTATCTTCTTTAACAGGTAAAATAGATAGCAATAATCACAATTTTAACAATTGA